The genomic stretch CAAGGAGGTGATGGGATTCCCCTGAGGACCGCCCCCATCAGGTTCTGGCAGGCCACTGGCATGGGGTCACATGCCGAGCCAGCAGGGGAATTCTGGAGGGAGGCAAGGGTCGCAGCCACAGCTGGTCGGCCCGGGGTCAGGTGCTTCCTGTTATGTTGACCGCCAGGTCTGACCAGCAGCTCttgcagaggaggaggaagggagtcAGCCCTGAGTGGGAGCACAgggacactgggatcccatttctCCCACGGGTGAGAAGACTGAGGCACCCGAGGCTAAGACTCACCCAGAGTCTCAAGATGTGCCCATGAAGCCCTTAGGAACTGCTGAGCtacatggggtgggggtgggggagacacaGGCAGGGCCCAGCTTGACTGTAAAACACCAACTGGAATCATCATTTTGGACCCTTTTGGAACTATTATAGGAAACACCATTTCAGCAAGCATGACCAAAGGACACCAACATTTGGGGAGTTTGTGGTGATTTGCCACGTTTATGCACGGCCCTAAGATGTATCCCACGAATCGTTTATGAGTTCCAAGACAAGAAAATAGTAACTAAAGACATAGTCAGACATCACCCCAGGTGATCAAAGTGAACATTCCCAGGTGCACACACTGTCCCCAGACGTGATACGGAgaagccaggattcccacctcaTCATGAGAAAACCTCAGGCAACCTTCAGGTAAAGAAGGACGAGTGGGGTATTGAGCCCTGTGTTCTCCATACATGTGTCAGGGTGGAGATTTGGAGCAGTCGCTTCaaacaccacttgggacaccatatccatattggagtgcctggtttgagtcccaggttaCCCAGCCTTCCAgctaacatgcaccctgagaggcagcaggtgatggctcatagagcttgggttcttgccactcacatgggagacctggactgcattccagcctttcagcttcagcctggcttagtctaCCCTAGCCCTGGCCGTTAGCTTgacttgggaaataaatcagcagatggaaaatttctttttctacatctcaaataaaataaaaataaataaaagcaactttttaaaatgtgtcacGAAACAGACTGTGCAAAGGTTGCAGACTAGAGACTAAACAAAGATGACAGTTGTGTGGGATTCCtgaggagggtgggggggaggatgGAATGGGGTCAGATGGCAACACTGGAATAAAAACAATACACGGTTTGTATCGGTGTGAACTGTACTAATATGGCTGAATGCATCACGGTTCCAGGAGAGAACACGCCTTCTTTTTAGGAAATACACCCTGAAGTACTTAAGGATCAAGGACCATGATAACTAACTTTCCAGTGATTCAGAAAAAAACTATGTGCACATGTAAAGGAGAGGAAATGCTCGGCAAAGCAAATCAATATTGTGTTCTTTGTGCTACTCCAATTCCTAAGGCTTCACTCTAAGTTTgcaattatttccaaataaaacatttaGCAAAATTGTCGAAAGCACTGTTCTCTTTGACCCTGGCCCCTGCCTGTGAAAACAAGCAGAGGGAGGGAACCGGGCCATGAAACCCAGCTCAGTCTGGCTGGCTGCATTTAGCTACCTACTTTGCTTCCTAGAGCTGACCCGCACTCCACAGACAGGCCCGGGGCAGAAGAGTTCCATAAAAAGGGATTTATTGCCAAACTTCAAGACATGTTTGAGGCAGCAGACACTGGGTACCGCCCTCCTCCCTGGACAGCACTGGCTGCAGGCCCCTACAgattcctgctcctcctcccccgcccccagggccCAGGCTGCCCAGCTCATGGGAACCAGACGGTTTCGCCCACTAGTCACCTGACATAGGAGGAAACGCAGCCTCCACGTCCTGGAAGCAGGTGGCCTGGCTAAAGCTTcagccagcctggctgctccccatGGGGACAAGGAAGAGTCACGTGACTGTGACAGTAGACAGTGCTAGAGACAGTAGAGAAGGGTGCAGACAGTAGAATGGAAACCACTTGGTCCAAGGATGGCTTGCTTCGACCCTGCAAAGGAGGGCCACAGGGTGGATGTCTGTACCTCTTGATTGCTGCCCAATACCCTCAAGAACAAAGTGAAAGATCAGCAACAAAGGCGCAGGCCTGCATGGGTGAGCCCCAGTGGGCACAAATGGTAGccaggggagggcaggcaggcGGCAGTGGGCAGAAAGGCTAGGGCATAGTTGCTGCgaccctcccttccctttccgTAAACAAAAGTGCACAAGCAGGAATCTCCTGCCGGAAGCTGCTCCCACTCGCCCCTCCACCCTGCTTCCACACATCCCGAGGAGAATGGCAAGACCTGGGGAGCCAGGCACAGCCCCTCAGACCTACAGGACCTCTGCACCTACAagctctgccctcggaccagccGTGACAGCAGAATGAAGATGGGACATGGTCCTGCAGCACAGGTAAAGGGGGGATAATACGGAGCAGGGAGGAGCTGCGGGAGGAGCAGGTGTCCAGAAGGACcaggaaggaaaggggaaaatACCTCTTCTGCCAAAGGGCAGCCCACGTGGTGTGGGAAGGGTGAACGGGATGTGGGGATGTGGTTTCCTACTCCAATGTGCTCACATCATTATGTGAAAAAACAACTGGGATTCTGGACCTGTTTGGGCTGAGGAGGTGCTATGGGGAATCAGACAAATCCACCTGAGGGCTGACTCCTCACGGCCACCTACCGGTTTTACTGAGGTTGGGCCATGCTAGGGCTCATTTGCAGGAATGTGCAAGGCTGGTACAAGTTGGGCCTGAGGCACGAATGAGACTAAGGGATGCTTCCGGTTGTGAGAGACTGTAGGGAGAACCCTTGCTTTGCAGAGAAGACCACAGGCTCGGAGAAGGATGAACCCACAAAGCCCCAAGGCCGCAGTGGCTTCTCAGAACAGGGCTGGTTTCAAGGAACATCAACTACTGGGGCTGAGGCAAGGAGATGACATGACACCCAGGAACCCCTAACACTGTGCCCAAGGCCTAGGACAGGGCAGCAACACAGAGCCCAAAGGCTGGATGGCCAGAATGAGGCCCCCACCCCAGGTGGTGCCTGGCACCAGCGGCCAGGACAGTAAGAACACCAGGAGTCTCTCCCACCAGGCCTGAGGGCACCTTGGCAGCCTAAGCAAAAGCCCattcccagcagggctgggtccGGATGCATGGAACAGGGCAGTCGGCAGGCCCTAGGGTGCACTTCTCCTGTAGAGGGTCACCAGCTCCTTCCGTTTTTCTCTCAGTcctgctgctggggcctcctgGCCCAGTGCCCCCAAATCTCGCATCTCTTGCAGGACCTGGGTGgcctgcctcagctgctccacagcCTGGCTGAGCAAGGCCTCAGCATTCGGGGGCGCCGGCTCGCTGCTCAGCACTTTGTTCAGCAGTTTCTCCGTCTCTTCTGAGGCCACCTTCACCTCCAGCTGGGCCCGGTACAGCCGCTCCCTGGGTTGCTTTGGACGCTGCAGGCCATCCCCGAGCAGGTCGCCGAGAGATGAACAGCGCGGATGGGACTGAGGTGGTAGGTCCCAGGGGTGCGGTGCCGTGGATACCACTGTACCCTTTTGGAGAGTTCCGGCAGTGCCCAGGGCCTCGGAGGGGCTGGTGGGGTCAGCACCATCATCCACACCATTCACAGAGATCCCCTCTGGGCCCAgggcaggagtcccaggactgtgAACTGGCCCAGAAGCTGGGGACCTACTCATGCAGGCTTTCAGTTTCTCCGAAAGGTTCTtaggtgggggtgcagggggtTCCCCACGCTCCTTGGGAAGGGTCTCAGATGTCTCAGAGCAGGGCGCCTGGGCTGTCTGTGCACTCTCTGGGGCGGAGGGCTGCTCGGGGCTAGGGTTCTCCCAGCTCACAGTCAGTTTGTCCGGCAAAATGCTGCTGGGCAGCTGCTTGGGGCCTTCATCCTCAGATTTTGGGGTCTCTGGGTCCTGCTGGCTCTCAGGCTTGGACTCCGTGCTGGCTAAATTGGGGGTGGGGGCTCTCTCTGATGCAGAAGTCTCCATTGCATCCCCAAGGCTGCTGGTCTCAGGTGCTGGGGAAGGCTTGGTGGGAGGCATGGGGGGCCGGGGTTTCTCCCGGGGCTGGGTCGTGCTGACATCATTGCTTGGGGCAAATCCTGGAGGCCTGCTGTCCGGAACATCAAGGTCCAGGCGCAAAAGCCCATCAGAAGCTGCGCTGGCCACCTAGGGATGGGGACAGTCTGTGAGCACCACCTTCCCCAAGGCAGAGTGGCTCCCAGCCCTCCCATAcatgtcccagccccagccccacaccctctgcttctgcttccaagGCTTAGTGATTAGAAGCTAAAGTTATTTCCCCAtaaattctctcttctctccaaagAATTCTCTGGGATGCACTGGGCAGGTAGGTGGAGCCAGGGTGTCCTCTCTCAGTGGCCTAGCCTGTAACCTGCCAGCCAGCATGACACCTCTAGTGGCAGGGGACGATCCTCTGCAGGGTCCCTTCTTTGCAGTCATTCTGCCTGCCACCATGCCCAGCCAGCTGGTGATGGGACCAGGACTCAGATACAGGACCCTCAATCACCTTCACTCGGTCCCTTCTGCTCAGCCTTTCCCGAAGCCCTGCACAGGGAATTTGCGGCTGCCAACCTGATCTGTGACCTGCAAGTCCTGTACCCATCTCTCTCTGAAGTTCCCTCTCTCCCTCGTTTCCTCTTCTGGAGCTCCCCACTGGCTTCCTTCCAGCGCCCCCACTGCAGCATTTGCTGAGGCTCTTATCTGGCCTCCAAAAGCTCTCTTCTGTCATCATGCCTCCTGTTCTCACCCCTTGCCCACAAGCCTCCCAAATTCTCTATTCCCAGGACCTCCCGTTGTCTATTCCGCATTCAACCAGCTGAGTGACTCCCTGGGGGAACCTCCCTTGCACTGCCTCCTGGGGCCAAGAAAGGCCACTTCTCCCTATTCCTTCATGGTCCTCCTACTAGGGTGGGAGGCCCTCAATCCCACCACTCCAGCCAGAGCCCCAAACTGATCCCTGGAATGCACCATTCCCAGTTCCTATACCACGGACCTCCACAACATCCTATCCTCCACCCACAGCTTCCAAGCAGACTCAGGCCACACAGCCTACTGGGCACTCGAGCTGTCTCAGCCTCAATGTCCATCATCCCACATGGAGTCCCCTCACTCCCAGTGTGTCTCCTGAAGTCCTCCTGCCATTCCAGGTCAGCCCAGATGCCCGTGGCTCCATGGTCCCTCCTGCCCTGATAAGTCCTCCATACAGAGATACAGCACAGCATGGCCGGGAGCGGTCTGCGGGCAGGTCAATCGGCCATCTGGAAGTTGAGCTCTGAAGGCCAGGGACCAGCCTTCTGGGCCTGCTTCCCTCTGGTACCAGCTCTGTCCAAGGTCAGAACGTTCAACATATGAAAAGGCCATGAGCTCAGGGACAGTGAAACCTGCACCTGCACTTCAAAAACATCATAGAAAATGCCTAATGtggaaataagggaaaaaaaagaaagaaagcatgcatttcaaaaaatgCTTGCAGTAAAATAAGCTTtgctttttattacatttttcatgaactttttcagaTACCCTTGAAAAACGATGTCTCCATCACACTTCCTAACTACCATTTAGAAAAACCCATCTCTGCATGGCCTCAGAAAAAAAAGTGTCGGGGGGAGTCCCTGAGGCCAGCTGCCACCCTAAACAGCTGGGGTCCCTGGATGAACTGACCCCCTATCCAAGCTGCATGGCCTCACCTCCTTTAGGTGGACTCTGGTCGGTGGCCGGCGCCTCTGGCCTCCTCGCACCCGGTCACGCGTCACATGTTCCAGGGCACAGCTCTTGTCTACTTTCACCTGGAAAGAGAGGAGCCTGGTCAGTGCCCCCAAGCTTATGAGGGAAACACTCTGGCATTGAGCTGATACAGAAACTGGGTCATCGCCCCCACTGATTGTTGCAGTCTCCTGCCTCCCCGCATGGTGCTCTGGGTTCCTACAGCCACCCCAGTCACCTCAATTGGCCCAATAGCATCCAATAGCCCTGGGGCACTTTAGGGCTTAGCCACAGAAGGAAGGCAAGACCATGAGCTCCTTCCTGGGACCTGGTCTCCTTTGCTACCCTTCTGTGTCCCCCTGGGACCATCCCAGGAAAAAGCTAACATCTGGCCCCTTGAATTTGGGCATTTGGTAGAATAAGTAGAAGGGGCAGGAGTAACTGGGAATCCCTGGATGCTGAACCCTACAGGACCTATTTCCATGAGAACCCAGTGGGTGTTTAGACTGTGTATGTATGGGGGTAGGTAGTTCCAGGGAGTCGCATTATCTGTTCCTCAGAGAAGCAGTAGGACTCTACTTCTGTGCCTTCACCCGATCATGCCACATAGAATGGGATATAGTGTTAGAAGTCAGGGGCCCTGGGCGTTCAGAGGGCACTTGCTGGGACATACCTCATCAAAAGCCTTGTTCTTGCCCCGGTTGATCCCTTCGTTGAGGGCTTTGATCCAGGATTCCTTCTCCTCCCCACTGGGGGCCTGAAATTTGATGTCACTGACCTGCAGGAGAGCCAGGTAAGGTGGAAAGCAGATGTTTAACAGCAATGGAGATCTTACAAAGCTTCCACCCCAGATCCCAAAGTTCAGTCAAAATGATACCCATCCTTCCTCCACACTCCACACCAGGGACTGAAGACAAAGGAGAAAGACCTGGCACAGGGAGATCTCCCTTTGCAGCAGCTCACAGTGGCTCAGAGTGGACTCGACCCCGTTCTGCAGGAAGGGCCCAGATCCAGGCCCACCCTCACCCCAGGTCAGCTGCCTCACGTCTGGGAAGTTCCCGGCTGACTACAGCACAAGGCTGAGTTTAACAACAGAGGTCACAGGCACCAGGGA from Ochotona princeps isolate mOchPri1 chromosome 6, mOchPri1.hap1, whole genome shotgun sequence encodes the following:
- the PLEKHO2 gene encoding pleckstrin homology domain-containing family O member 2 produces the protein MEEEGTKEGGEKPRGARTADKAGWIKKSSGGLLGLWKDRYLLLCQAQLLVYENEDEQKCVETVELGSYEKCQDLRALLKRKHRFILLRSPGNKVSDIKFQAPSGEEKESWIKALNEGINRGKNKAFDEVKVDKSCALEHVTRDRVRGGQRRRPPTRVHLKEVASAASDGLLRLDLDVPDSRPPGFAPSNDVSTTQPREKPRPPMPPTKPSPAPETSSLGDAMETSASERAPTPNLASTESKPESQQDPETPKSEDEGPKQLPSSILPDKLTVSWENPSPEQPSAPESAQTAQAPCSETSETLPKERGEPPAPPPKNLSEKLKACMSRSPASGPVHSPGTPALGPEGISVNGVDDGADPTSPSEALGTAGTLQKGTVVSTAPHPWDLPPQSHPRCSSLGDLLGDGLQRPKQPRERLYRAQLEVKVASEETEKLLNKVLSSEPAPPNAEALLSQAVEQLRQATQVLQEMRDLGALGQEAPAAGLREKRKELVTLYRRSAP